TAACTGGACGTTTACGTCCGACCGGGGACTTACCTTCACCACCGCCATGCGGATGGTCGTTCGGGTTCATGACAACGCCGCGGTTCGCCGGGCGTTTGCCTAACCAGCGATTACGGCCGGCTTTACCGATGGTGATGTTTTCGTGTTCGGCATTGCCTACGACACCAACAGTCGCACGGCAGTTTACCAAGACACGACGAACTTCGCCGCTCGGCAGACGCAACAATGCGTATTTGCCTTCTTTCGCCATCAGCTGAGCCGAGGCGCCGGCGCTGCGAACCATCTGGCCGCCTTTGCCGATTTTCAGTTCCACGTTGTGGACCTGGGTACCGATCGGGATATTCACCAACGGCAATGCGTTGCCTACTTTGATATCGGATTCCGGTCCGCTTTCCACTATGTCGCCGACTTTCAAGCCCTGCGGCGCCAAGATGTAACGTTTTTCACCGTCCGCATAGTTCAACAGAGCGATGAAGCAGGTGCGGTTCGGATCGTATTCGATCGCCGCAACTTTTGCCGGTACATTGTCTTTCGTGCGTTTGAAGTCAATCAAACGATACCGACGTTTATGGCCGCCGCCCTGATGGCGAACGGTCATCTTTCCCGTATTGTTTCGGCCGCCTTTTCTGGTCACCGGCGCCAGAAGCGATTTTTCCGGTTCCGCTTTGGTGACTCCGTCGAAGGCCGATACGGTCATAAACCGACGCCCGGGGGTGTACGGTTTGAATGATTTGTAAGCCATTATAGTGCCTCCTTAAATCAGACGCTTACACGCCTTCGAACAATTCGATCGTTTCGCCTTCTTTAAGCGTGACGATTGCTTTTTTCCAATCGCTGCGCTTACCTTCGAAACGGCCCATGCGTTTTTTCTTGCCTTCCATACGCATGGTGCTTACCGCGGCGACTTTCACATTGAAAATTTCTTCGACTGCATCACGGATCTGGTATTTGTTGGCATTGAGAGGCACTTTGAAGGTGTATTTACCTTCCGCCATTAATGCCGTAGATTTTTCCGTAACAATCGGTTTAATTAAAATA
This genomic window from Negativicoccus succinicivorans contains:
- the rplB gene encoding 50S ribosomal protein L2, producing MAYKSFKPYTPGRRFMTVSAFDGVTKAEPEKSLLAPVTRKGGRNNTGKMTVRHQGGGHKRRYRLIDFKRTKDNVPAKVAAIEYDPNRTCFIALLNYADGEKRYILAPQGLKVGDIVESGPESDIKVGNALPLVNIPIGTQVHNVELKIGKGGQMVRSAGASAQLMAKEGKYALLRLPSGEVRRVLVNCRATVGVVGNAEHENITIGKAGRNRWLGKRPANRGVVMNPNDHPHGGGEGKSPVGRKRPVTPWGKPAYGVKTRNKKKASNRMIVNRRK
- the rplW gene encoding 50S ribosomal protein L23 — protein: MDARDILIKPIVTEKSTALMAEGKYTFKVPLNANKYQIRDAVEEIFNVKVAAVSTMRMEGKKKRMGRFEGKRSDWKKAIVTLKEGETIELFEGV